One window from the genome of Serinibacter salmoneus encodes:
- a CDS encoding transposase: protein MILDSFHTCPTPAVARLMRTLRRWREAFLAYFTTCRANNGPTGAVNGISELHRRISYSYRNRDNYRVRMVLAAIGLTP from the coding sequence ATGATCCTGGACTCCTTCCACACCTGCCCCACCCCCGCGGTCGCCCGCCTCATGCGGACCCTCAGGCGCTGGCGCGAGGCGTTCCTGGCCTACTTCACCACCTGCAGGGCGAACAACGGACCCACCGGGGCGGTGAATGGCATCAGCGAGCTCCACCGCCGCATCTCCTACAGCTACCGCAACCGCGACAACTATCGCGTCCGCATGGTCCTCGCCGCAATCGGACTCACCCCCTGA
- a CDS encoding ISL3 family transposase, with product MTNATGCPAAPATTDPCSRCDVLLGLPGVQVEAVEREADLLAVTVSTPWRLMGCPDCGVVAASRGRRMRRLHDVPHAGARVELLWRQRLWRCPDPGCPRGMFSEQVPGLVAARGSVTTRAIGWAIDQLRREHATISGLGRQLGIAWKTAWRAIRPELERLDADESRFAGVTSLGVDEHIWHHGDPRRKGPKELTGMVDLTRDEKGRLHARLLDLVPGRSKKAYADWLTGRGEVFRSGIQIAALDPFGGYKSAIDDELADAVAVLDAFHVVKLGTQAVDEVRRRVQQDTTGHRGRKGDPLYGIQRLLRAGAENLTDKQLNRLAAAIEADPAHEAVYIAWRCAQDLRAAYQARDTTHGRALAEKILATFHTCPIPEIARLGRTLRKWREAFLAYFTTGRANNGGTEAVNGIVELARRLARGYRNRDNYRLRMLLAAGGLTP from the coding sequence TTGACCAACGCTACGGGGTGCCCTGCGGCACCCGCGACCACGGATCCATGCTCGCGCTGTGACGTGCTGCTCGGCTTGCCGGGCGTGCAGGTCGAGGCGGTGGAGCGCGAGGCGGACCTGCTCGCGGTGACGGTCTCGACGCCGTGGCGTCTGATGGGCTGTCCCGACTGCGGTGTCGTGGCTGCGAGCCGCGGCCGTCGGATGCGGCGCCTCCACGATGTTCCCCACGCCGGGGCACGTGTGGAACTGCTCTGGCGGCAACGATTGTGGCGCTGCCCTGATCCGGGGTGCCCGCGCGGAATGTTCAGCGAGCAGGTCCCGGGCCTGGTCGCGGCGCGGGGATCGGTCACGACTCGCGCGATCGGGTGGGCGATCGATCAGCTACGGCGTGAGCACGCCACGATCAGCGGGCTGGGACGCCAGCTCGGGATCGCGTGGAAGACGGCCTGGCGCGCGATCAGACCCGAACTGGAGCGGCTGGACGCTGATGAGTCCCGGTTCGCCGGGGTCACCTCGCTCGGGGTCGATGAACACATCTGGCACCACGGCGACCCCCGTAGGAAGGGACCCAAGGAGCTGACCGGGATGGTCGACCTGACCCGCGACGAGAAGGGCCGCCTCCACGCCCGACTGCTGGACCTGGTGCCAGGACGGTCGAAGAAGGCCTACGCCGACTGGCTCACCGGGCGCGGAGAGGTCTTCCGGTCCGGGATCCAGATCGCGGCACTGGATCCGTTCGGGGGCTACAAGAGCGCGATCGATGACGAGCTCGCCGACGCCGTCGCGGTCCTGGACGCCTTCCACGTCGTGAAGCTCGGCACCCAGGCCGTGGACGAAGTCCGACGAAGGGTCCAGCAAGACACCACCGGGCATCGAGGCCGCAAGGGCGACCCGCTCTACGGCATCCAGCGCCTGCTGCGAGCCGGGGCAGAGAACCTCACCGACAAGCAGCTGAACCGCCTCGCGGCCGCGATCGAGGCCGACCCCGCCCACGAAGCCGTCTACATCGCCTGGCGCTGCGCCCAGGACCTCCGAGCCGCCTACCAGGCCAGGGACACCACCCACGGCCGGGCACTGGCCGAGAAGATCCTGGCCACGTTCCACACCTGCCCGATCCCGGAGATCGCGCGCCTGGGCCGCACGCTACGCAAATGGCGCGAGGCGTTCCTGGCCTACTTCACCACCGGCCGCGCGAACAACGGCGGCACCGAAGCCGTGAACGGGATCGTCGAGCTCGCACGCCGCCTCGCCCGCGGCTACCGCAACCGCGACAACTACCGCCTACGCATGCTCCTCGCCGCCG